The stretch of DNA GGGTTCACCGAGATCGGCCCCACCGAGCGGATCTTCGAGGACCCCAGCGACGAGCGTACCCGGAAGTTCATCTCCGGGGAGCTGGTGTACTGACCGGCTCGGAGGGCAGGTCGACGAGCGTTCCTGCCGTCCCGACACGCTTAACCACGAACCACGGGAACCGAGAACCAATGAGTCAGGCGCTCGCGGACCGGGAGCTCGCGGCCGTCATCGGGCTGGAGGTCCACGTCCAACTGGAGACCGACACGAAGATCTTCTGTCGCTGCTCGACCGACGCCGCCGACGACGAGGAGCCCAACAGCCGCACCTGCCCCGTCTGTCTGGGGCTGCCGGGCGCGCTGCCCGTGCTCAACGAGGCCGCCGTCGAGTCGGCGGTCAAGATCGGCAAGGCGCTCGACGCCGACATCCCCGAGGAGACGACGTTCCACCGGAAGAACTACTTCTACCCCGACCTGCCGAAGGGGTTCCAGCTCACGCAGTACGACGCGCCGATCTGTGCCGACGGCGAACTCGAAGTGCGCGTCGAGGGCGAGCGCCGCACCATCGGCGTCCGGCGCGCCCACCTCGAAGAGGATCCCGGGAGCATCCAGCACGAGGGGGGCAACATCGACACCGCCGACTACACGCTCGTCAACTACAACCGCGCGGGCACGCCGCTGATGGAGATCGTCACGCGGCCGGACTTCCGCTCGCCCGCCGAGACCCGCGAGTTCCTCGCGAAGCTGGAGGAGGTACTGGAGTATCTCGGCGTGTTCGACGCCAACCGCGACGGGAGCCTGCGCGTCGACGCCAACATCTCGCTGGTCCCGGCCGACGCGATCAGCGAGGACGGCGAACTCGACGAGGACGCACGGGACGAGGCCAACCGCACGGAGGTCAAGAACATCTCCAGCCACAAGGGCGCCGAGCAGGCGCTGGCCTACGAGATCACCCGGCAGAAAAACGCCGTCAAGCGCGGCCGGGAGGTCGAACAGGAGACCCGTCACTGGGACGAGAGCCGCGGCGTGACCGTCTCGATGCGCTCGAAGGAGGCGGAGAAGGACTACCGCTACTTCCGCGAGGCCGATCTGCCGCCCCTCCAAGTCTCCGACTGGAAGGAGGAGATCCCGATCCCCGAACTGCCCGACGACCGCCGCGAGCGCTTCCGCGAGGCGTACGGGCTGAGCGAGGAGGCCGCCTCGAAGCTCACCTCCCGGAAGTCGGTCGCGGACCTGTACGAGCAGCTCGCCGAGGAGTTCGAGCCCGACCTCGCGGCCACGTGGGTCGCGGACAACCTCCTCGGCGAACTCAACTACCGCGACATGGCCGTCGACGACATCACGGACCGCCTCGACGAGATCGAGCACGTGATCCGCCTCGTGGCTGAGGACGAACTCACCGCGAAGAACGCCGAGGAAGTCGTGCTCCGCCGAATGCTCGACGAGGGCGAGAGCCCGGAGACGATCATCGAGGACGAGGATCTCGGGAAGGCAAGTGGCGGCGAGGTCGAGCAGGCCGTCGACGAAGCGATCGAAGAGAACCCCGACGCCGTCGCGGACTACGAGTCCGGCGACGACGGCGCGCTGAACTTCCTCGTCGGGCAGGTAATGGGGAAGACCGGCGGCTCCGCGGACCCGGGACAGGTGAACCAGCTCCTGCGCGAGGAGCTGGACGGCTGACCGGGAATACGTACTGGTTATTTGAGCTGCACGGCCGTATTACCGCCTTACGAGAAGGTTTATCGGGGATACAGCCAGAGTCGCGAACATGGTCGACCGAGACGATCACCGCTTCGCGACTCGGGCTGTCTCCTGGGGCGAGGATCCGGCGAGTTCGGACGTCGGCGACGTGGTCTCGCCGATCCACCTGACCTCGACGTACGCCGTCCCCGGCATCGATGCGGAGTTCGAACTCGACGAAGCCGACCCCGACGAGGGCGAGTTCCTCTACGGTCGGCTCTCGAACCCGACGCGCCACGCCGCCGAGAAGCGACTCGCGGCGCTGGAAAGCGGGGACCACGGGCTCGCGTTCGCCTCCGGCACCGCTGCCATCTCGACGCTCTTTTTCGCGACGGTGACGCCGGGCGACCACGTCGTCGCGTTCGACGACCTCTACGCCGGCACCCGGCGAATGCTCGAGTCGCTGTTCCGCGACCGCCTCGGCGTCGACGTGTCGTTCGTCGACGCCACGGACCCCGAGAACGTCGCCGACGCGATGCGGCCCGAGACGGAGCTGGTGTACATGGAGACGCCGACGAACCCGTTACTCAAGCTCTGTGACCTCGACGCCATCGCCGAGGTCGCCCACGCGGGCGACGCACTGCTGGGCGTCGACAACACGTTCCTCTCGCCGTTCCTCCAGAATCCGCTGGAGCTGGGTGCGGACGTGGTCGCCCACAGCACGACGAAGTATCTCAACGGCCACTCCGACTCCATCGGCGGCGCGCTCGTGCTGGACGACGACGAACTCGCAGCGGAGTGTTACCACCTCCAGCGCGTGCTCTTGGGTAACGCGATGGCGCCGTTCGACGCCTTCCTCA from Halolamina sediminis encodes:
- the gatB gene encoding Asp-tRNA(Asn)/Glu-tRNA(Gln) amidotransferase subunit GatB, which codes for MSQALADRELAAVIGLEVHVQLETDTKIFCRCSTDAADDEEPNSRTCPVCLGLPGALPVLNEAAVESAVKIGKALDADIPEETTFHRKNYFYPDLPKGFQLTQYDAPICADGELEVRVEGERRTIGVRRAHLEEDPGSIQHEGGNIDTADYTLVNYNRAGTPLMEIVTRPDFRSPAETREFLAKLEEVLEYLGVFDANRDGSLRVDANISLVPADAISEDGELDEDARDEANRTEVKNISSHKGAEQALAYEITRQKNAVKRGREVEQETRHWDESRGVTVSMRSKEAEKDYRYFREADLPPLQVSDWKEEIPIPELPDDRRERFREAYGLSEEAASKLTSRKSVADLYEQLAEEFEPDLAATWVADNLLGELNYRDMAVDDITDRLDEIEHVIRLVAEDELTAKNAEEVVLRRMLDEGESPETIIEDEDLGKASGGEVEQAVDEAIEENPDAVADYESGDDGALNFLVGQVMGKTGGSADPGQVNQLLREELDG
- a CDS encoding trans-sulfuration enzyme family protein; translation: MVDRDDHRFATRAVSWGEDPASSDVGDVVSPIHLTSTYAVPGIDAEFELDEADPDEGEFLYGRLSNPTRHAAEKRLAALESGDHGLAFASGTAAISTLFFATVTPGDHVVAFDDLYAGTRRMLESLFRDRLGVDVSFVDATDPENVADAMRPETELVYMETPTNPLLKLCDLDAIAEVAHAGDALLGVDNTFLSPFLQNPLELGADVVAHSTTKYLNGHSDSIGGALVLDDDELAAECYHLQRVLLGNAMAPFDAFLTLRGIKTLPMRMRQHEANAREIANFLADHPLVERVHYPGLESHPQHELATEQMAGYGGVLSFELEGDMDDAAAFLEALSTFTLAVSLGGVESLVELPAGMTHEPIPKAEREKLGITDTLVRMSVGVEAVDDLLADLERGFAAMREFSEQQPPAEN